A region from the Bacillota bacterium genome encodes:
- a CDS encoding DUF2800 domain-containing protein encodes MSEEKQHALLSASAAYRWMNCTPSARLEQTFQDNSGEAAAEGTAAHALAEHKLRSALKMRSKKPILQYDSKEMDSYTDGYVEFVLEQIALAKKTCVDPQVLIEQRLNFSKYVPDGFGTGDCVIIADGVLHIIDFKYGQGVLVSAEDNPQMKLYALGALELFDGIYDISTVSMTIYQPRRENVSTYTVFKESLYQWAEEILKPTAAIAFKGDGDYVPGEHCQFCRAAVKCRARAEEKLKLARFEFTLPPLLTDTDIEEILTKLDDLTSWANDIKAYALEAAVSHGKEWRGFKLVEGRSIRKYLNEEAVAEAAKAAGYRDIYETKLIGITAMEKLLGKAKFQEILGGLIEKPPGKPTLVPLSDKRQAINTSAKHDFKEEM; translated from the coding sequence ATGAGTGAAGAAAAACAACATGCACTGCTCTCCGCTTCCGCTGCCTATCGCTGGATGAATTGCACACCCTCGGCACGACTGGAGCAGACATTTCAGGATAACAGCGGCGAGGCGGCTGCAGAAGGTACGGCTGCTCACGCACTGGCTGAACATAAGCTGCGCAGTGCGCTGAAGATGCGGTCGAAAAAACCCATCTTACAGTACGACTCCAAAGAGATGGACTCATACACGGATGGCTATGTGGAGTTTGTACTAGAGCAGATTGCTCTGGCAAAGAAAACATGTGTTGACCCACAAGTCCTTATTGAACAGCGGCTAAACTTCTCCAAATACGTGCCAGACGGCTTTGGCACTGGTGACTGCGTAATTATAGCAGACGGGGTACTCCACATCATTGACTTTAAGTATGGTCAGGGTGTCCTTGTCAGTGCGGAGGATAATCCGCAAATGAAGCTGTATGCCCTTGGTGCTCTGGAGCTTTTCGATGGCATCTATGACATCAGCACAGTGTCCATGACCATCTACCAGCCACGCCGTGAAAACGTCAGCACCTATACGGTTTTCAAGGAATCGCTGTACCAGTGGGCAGAGGAAATCTTAAAGCCCACAGCGGCAATCGCCTTCAAAGGCGACGGTGATTATGTCCCAGGCGAGCACTGCCAGTTCTGCCGTGCGGCGGTGAAGTGCCGTGCACGGGCAGAGGAAAAGCTCAAGCTAGCCCGGTTCGAATTCACACTGCCCCCACTGCTTACGGACACCGACATTGAAGAAATCCTCACCAAACTGGACGACCTGACATCCTGGGCTAACGACATTAAAGCATACGCTCTGGAAGCGGCGGTCAGCCACGGTAAGGAGTGGCGCGGCTTCAAGTTGGTTGAAGGGCGTTCCATTAGGAAGTATTTAAACGAAGAAGCCGTCGCAGAAGCGGCTAAGGCAGCCGGGTATCGTGATATCTATGAGACTAAGCTTATCGGCATTACTGCGATGGAAAAACTGCTCGGTAAGGCAAAATTTCAAGAAATTCTCGGCGGTCTTATTGAAAAACCGCCTGGTAAGCCGACGCTGGTTCCGCTTTCGGACAAGCGTCAGGC
- a CDS encoding helix-turn-helix transcriptional regulator, with protein MNENETAFGKFIEERRKALGLTLRGFAAELDIAPAYMSDIEKGRRYPPDKKLDEIAQILKLQEEEKAHMLDLAALTKTKTVSSDLPEYIMEKDLARVALRRAKSGNLSDEGWREVIELINKKIGE; from the coding sequence ATGAACGAAAACGAAACAGCTTTCGGTAAATTCATAGAAGAAAGACGCAAGGCTCTGGGATTAACACTTAGGGGATTTGCAGCTGAACTGGATATTGCACCCGCTTATATGAGCGATATTGAAAAAGGGCGTCGATATCCCCCTGACAAGAAACTGGATGAAATCGCCCAAATCCTGAAACTGCAGGAGGAGGAAAAAGCCCATATGCTGGATTTGGCAGCACTGACCAAAACAAAGACTGTGTCCTCCGACCTTCCTGAATACATTATGGAGAAGGACTTAGCACGAGTTGCCCTCCGTAGGGCGAAATCGGGAAACCTTTCGGACGAGGGGTGGCGGGAGGTCATCGAGCTTATTAACAAAAAAATTGGCGAGTGA
- a CDS encoding rRNA biogenesis protein rrp5 yields the protein MSKTKLLLNVVGDLRSLADSLQAVAEAMAGNEPAEAAQGEKLATAKEAKPAAKAVTLEQVRAVLADKSQQGFTADVRALLEKYGAPKLSQIDPANYAALLADAEGLK from the coding sequence GTGAGCAAAACCAAGCTGTTACTTAATGTGGTGGGCGATTTGCGTTCCCTTGCGGACAGCCTGCAGGCGGTCGCGGAAGCGATGGCGGGCAATGAACCTGCCGAAGCCGCCCAGGGCGAAAAACTCGCCACAGCAAAGGAAGCAAAGCCTGCGGCAAAGGCGGTTACGCTGGAACAGGTGCGGGCTGTGCTGGCCGACAAGAGCCAGCAAGGTTTTACAGCTGATGTGCGGGCTCTGCTGGAAAAGTACGGCGCTCCCAAACTCAGCCAGATAGACCCGGCGAATTATGCTGCACTACTGGCAGATGCGGAGGGGTTGAAATGA
- a CDS encoding ImmA/IrrE family metallo-endopeptidase, translated as MTADDNSMIGGNSLYHNYSPERLEKKAEEILKIYKQGELLVTPQAMDVDHFAEFHLDAKIDFANLSQDKKTLGCTCFNDGVLMVWNDDRTKQYPLEVEKGYIFVDKEILCSEVEGRVRFTIIHECAHLILHRRFYYQKPGNVIPKIQCAVYQIEDGARRLPMTDEEVREWQANRLAAALIMPAKTVRMMMAERLGIAVDALSPVYLSDSCIREMADIYNVSKSAMSIRLEDLNLLLH; from the coding sequence GTGACCGCCGACGACAATTCCATGATTGGAGGGAACAGCTTGTATCACAACTACTCCCCAGAACGGCTTGAGAAAAAAGCTGAGGAGATTCTCAAAATATATAAACAGGGGGAACTTCTTGTTACACCGCAGGCGATGGATGTAGACCACTTTGCGGAATTTCACTTGGATGCAAAGATTGACTTCGCCAACCTATCTCAGGACAAAAAGACCTTAGGATGTACATGCTTCAACGATGGAGTATTGATGGTCTGGAATGACGACCGAACAAAACAATACCCGCTTGAGGTTGAAAAGGGTTATATATTTGTCGATAAAGAGATTCTTTGCAGTGAAGTTGAGGGGAGAGTCCGCTTTACTATCATCCACGAGTGCGCCCACCTTATTCTTCATCGCCGTTTTTACTACCAAAAGCCAGGGAATGTAATACCGAAAATTCAATGTGCCGTTTATCAAATTGAAGATGGTGCACGGAGATTGCCTATGACAGATGAGGAAGTTCGTGAGTGGCAGGCGAATCGGTTGGCTGCTGCATTAATTATGCCTGCCAAGACAGTGAGGATGATGATGGCTGAACGTTTGGGAATAGCGGTTGACGCTCTCTCCCCTGTGTACTTATCTGATTCATGCATCAGGGAAATGGCCGACATATATAATGTGTCCAAGTCTGCTATGTCGATACGGCTTGAAGATTTGAACTTGTTACTCCATTAA
- a CDS encoding type I restriction endonuclease subunit R, giving the protein MTIDTKERTFEQEIEYWLTNGAKKTDRYVKGSPSEFSRELAMDTGAVIAFVKDSQPKAWVDLEKRHGADVEREFLKRLCAELDKRGMIDALRHGIVDLGVPIRLAYFKPGSGMNKSLSDLYDKNVLQITRQVKYSTANENSIDTVIFLNGLPIITIELKNPLTGQTYKNAIDQYKNDRNPRELLLAFKKRAIVHFAVDTEEVWMTTWLKKLDTVFLPFNKGYDKGAGNPPVKGDYRTSYLWKEVMRKDSLLDILHRFVQLTKDEKTGKEKLIFPRYHQLDAVREIVDDVFKNGSGKNYLIQHSAGSGKSNSIAWLAHHLANLHDANNEVVFHSIIVITDRRVLDKQLQRDIYNMEHKPGVVVRVDKNSKQLTTALEKGEKIIICTLQKFPFVDVKNVATAGKRFAIIVDEAHSSQTGKASERLKEVLADISAQGEDAIEKKLHEYAVEEAKAEAEEMDPDEEIAAEMAAHGQQDNLSFFAFTATPKQKTLEIFGTKTAAGKPEPFHLYSMRQAIEEGFIFNVLENYTTYETYFQIGKKIADDPVYGKSQANKALGKYMSLHPHNLAQKTEVIVEHFRSQVQHRIGGKAKAMLVTGSRLHAVRYFFEFQKYIKKMGYTDLGVLVAFSGMVKDNVTGEFKEYTEANLNKFPDTETVDKFATGEYQLLLVAEKYQTGFDQPLLHTMYVDKKLSGVKAVQTLSRVNRTCPGKTETFILDFVNSPEDIEKAFQDYYQGTSVAETTDPNTIYDIKNVLDSFMLYTDNEIDAFAKVFFKESKTQGNIDLAKLNSFIDPAVDRYEALTEEQDKMDFKGALSKFIRLYSFLTHIISLGDANLHKFYAYAKCLIRKLPKDGGTRTPSLDNDVTLQYYRLQRVYEGTISLVKEDGVLYGKTSGTGLPLEDEQENLSVILSKLNERLGTNFTNEDKVLEQIVEDMATIDELVLRAKNPLDLFKIIYDNTIMDVVLSRMTKNQEFCEKYLEDEEFRIEIDKILLPLVHARLSKI; this is encoded by the coding sequence ATGACTATAGATACAAAAGAGCGAACCTTTGAACAGGAAATTGAATACTGGCTGACGAACGGTGCGAAAAAAACCGACCGATACGTCAAGGGCAGTCCCTCCGAGTTTAGCCGTGAATTGGCGATGGATACAGGGGCGGTTATCGCTTTTGTGAAAGATTCACAGCCTAAAGCATGGGTGGACTTGGAAAAACGTCACGGCGCGGATGTGGAGCGGGAGTTTTTGAAGCGCTTGTGCGCCGAACTTGACAAGCGTGGGATGATTGATGCGCTTCGCCACGGAATCGTTGATCTTGGTGTGCCCATTCGGCTCGCCTATTTCAAGCCAGGAAGTGGTATGAACAAGAGCCTTTCGGATTTGTACGATAAAAACGTCCTCCAAATAACACGTCAGGTCAAATACAGTACCGCCAACGAAAACTCTATCGATACGGTCATCTTTCTGAACGGACTTCCGATTATTACCATTGAACTCAAGAACCCGCTCACGGGGCAGACATACAAAAACGCCATAGACCAGTATAAAAATGACCGCAACCCGCGTGAATTATTGCTCGCTTTCAAAAAGCGGGCTATCGTGCATTTCGCTGTGGATACCGAGGAAGTCTGGATGACAACGTGGCTTAAGAAGCTGGATACAGTTTTTCTCCCGTTCAACAAAGGCTACGACAAGGGAGCGGGCAACCCGCCTGTGAAGGGCGATTACCGCACCTCATACCTTTGGAAGGAAGTCATGCGGAAGGACAGCTTGCTCGACATCCTCCATCGCTTTGTCCAGCTAACAAAAGACGAGAAAACAGGTAAAGAGAAGCTGATATTCCCGCGCTATCACCAGTTGGACGCAGTGCGCGAAATCGTGGATGACGTTTTCAAAAACGGGTCAGGCAAGAACTACCTTATACAACATTCAGCAGGTTCAGGCAAATCAAATTCTATAGCATGGCTCGCCCATCATCTGGCAAACCTGCACGATGCCAACAACGAAGTGGTGTTCCACAGCATTATTGTAATTACCGACCGCCGTGTTCTCGACAAACAGCTGCAGCGCGACATCTACAATATGGAGCACAAGCCTGGCGTAGTTGTACGCGTCGATAAAAACTCAAAACAACTGACTACCGCTCTTGAAAAGGGAGAGAAAATCATTATCTGCACTTTGCAAAAATTCCCGTTTGTGGATGTGAAAAATGTGGCGACCGCTGGAAAACGGTTTGCAATTATTGTTGACGAAGCACACTCTTCCCAAACAGGCAAGGCGAGTGAACGGCTTAAGGAGGTTCTCGCTGACATTTCCGCACAGGGCGAGGACGCCATCGAAAAAAAGCTACACGAGTATGCCGTTGAGGAAGCGAAGGCTGAAGCCGAGGAAATGGATCCCGATGAGGAAATCGCGGCTGAAATGGCGGCGCATGGTCAGCAGGATAATCTTTCGTTTTTTGCGTTCACCGCTACACCGAAACAAAAAACGCTTGAGATATTTGGAACAAAGACTGCCGCTGGAAAACCCGAACCGTTCCATCTTTATAGCATGAGACAGGCTATCGAGGAGGGATTCATTTTTAACGTCCTCGAAAACTATACGACATACGAGACCTACTTCCAAATCGGTAAGAAGATTGCCGACGACCCTGTCTATGGGAAAAGTCAGGCAAACAAGGCTCTTGGCAAGTATATGAGCTTGCACCCGCATAACCTCGCCCAAAAGACCGAGGTCATTGTGGAACATTTCCGCAGTCAAGTTCAGCACCGTATCGGCGGCAAAGCGAAAGCGATGCTCGTTACAGGTTCGCGACTCCATGCCGTTCGTTACTTTTTTGAGTTCCAAAAGTACATCAAAAAAATGGGCTACACGGACTTGGGTGTCTTGGTGGCATTTTCCGGCATGGTTAAAGACAATGTGACCGGAGAGTTTAAGGAATACACAGAAGCAAATCTGAACAAGTTTCCTGACACGGAAACGGTAGATAAATTCGCAACCGGGGAATATCAGCTTCTGCTCGTCGCCGAGAAATACCAGACCGGATTTGACCAGCCGCTTCTGCACACAATGTATGTCGATAAGAAGCTGTCCGGTGTTAAGGCGGTTCAGACGCTCTCCCGGGTCAATCGAACCTGCCCCGGTAAAACGGAGACCTTTATATTGGACTTCGTCAACTCCCCGGAGGATATTGAGAAAGCGTTCCAGGATTACTATCAGGGAACCAGTGTAGCCGAGACAACCGACCCGAACACCATCTACGACATTAAAAATGTACTGGACAGCTTCATGCTATATACGGACAACGAGATTGATGCCTTTGCCAAGGTGTTCTTTAAGGAATCAAAGACGCAGGGCAACATCGACTTGGCAAAGCTGAACTCTTTCATTGACCCTGCCGTCGACCGTTACGAGGCATTGACCGAAGAACAGGATAAAATGGACTTTAAAGGTGCGCTCTCTAAATTCATTCGCCTGTATTCATTCCTCACGCATATAATCAGCCTTGGCGATGCGAACCTCCATAAATTCTACGCTTACGCCAAATGCCTGATTCGCAAGCTGCCAAAAGATGGAGGAACACGCACACCGAGCCTTGATAACGATGTGACACTTCAGTATTACCGTCTTCAGAGAGTATACGAGGGAACTATCAGTTTAGTAAAAGAGGACGGCGTGTTGTATGGCAAAACTTCCGGTACGGGACTTCCTCTTGAAGATGAGCAAGAAAATCTCTCAGTGATTTTATCAAAACTCAATGAACGGCTCGGCACAAATTTCACTAACGAGGATAAGGTTCTTGAGCAGATAGTGGAGGATATGGCTACCATCGACGAATTAGTGCTACGTGCCAAGAATCCGCTTGACCTGTTCAAAATCATCTACGACAACACTATTATGGATGTCGTTCTCAGCCGCATGACTAAGAACCAAGAATTCTGCGAGAAATATCTTGAGGACGAGGAATTTCGTATAGAAATCGACAAAATACTTCTTCCCCTGGTACACGCTCGACTATCAAAAATATAA